A region from the Candidatus Binatia bacterium genome encodes:
- a CDS encoding sulfatase-like hydrolase/transferase → MNLRFLRHFRAFCLIVLGFMGAAPSVDARDNFLLIIADDLGVDSLAVYSDDLAYGHVGEGADHGPTPRLDTLASEGILFRHAYTNPLCAPSRAQILTGRHAMRTGVGTPGGAVLDLAETTLPEILAGTHSSAAIGKWHVGPGGDVDHPIDSGFDYFAGALNGNISDYEDWQKTINSAGGSDTVIPNHLVYATDDNSAEAIAKIAEFGEAPWIVYLAFNAPHSPFHVPTQPLTTAVTTGSSSHVKYEAMIEAMDREIGDVLDSIPASILADTTIIFIGDNGTPTGVTRPPFLSSHGKGTVYDGGTNVPLIIKSPHVAVAGTESLAFVQSTDIFATIAEIGGVVSEAEDSISMVPYLSDATLPTQSARPYAYAEQFTPNGAGIVYTDHERAIRDGQYKLIWRNDVYEEFFDLTANPFEDANLLPYAGMTEEQQAAYDALLQQMTAVETAGDGACPSRTDVSCTVGYLKAKFEWREGGGLGDKATIKLAKGPAQVQTDFGNPVSVDGTGYSVCVYDDADVIVGEMRVVRSGDLCSGKDCWKPVGNDAPDGKGYKFKDKLGASSGVLKMQLKGGDAEKSKLKIIGRGFGLPDGVTGALQGSTSATVQVRGSDMAQCLGATVTEITRHDVDHFKATN, encoded by the coding sequence ATGAACCTACGTTTTCTCCGCCATTTTCGAGCATTCTGCCTCATCGTCCTCGGCTTCATGGGCGCCGCACCGTCTGTCGATGCACGCGACAACTTCCTCTTGATCATCGCAGACGATCTCGGTGTGGACAGCCTTGCCGTCTATTCGGACGACCTCGCCTACGGGCACGTCGGCGAGGGGGCGGACCACGGCCCGACGCCGCGGCTCGATACGCTCGCGAGCGAGGGAATCCTGTTTCGCCACGCTTACACGAACCCGCTGTGTGCGCCGTCGCGTGCACAGATTCTGACCGGGCGACACGCGATGCGCACGGGCGTCGGTACGCCGGGAGGCGCGGTGCTCGATCTCGCCGAGACGACTCTGCCGGAGATCCTCGCGGGGACCCACAGCAGCGCGGCGATCGGCAAATGGCACGTCGGACCGGGCGGTGATGTTGATCATCCGATCGACTCCGGGTTCGACTACTTCGCCGGCGCGTTGAACGGGAACATCAGCGATTACGAAGACTGGCAGAAGACCATCAACTCGGCGGGCGGGAGCGATACGGTGATCCCGAATCATCTGGTCTACGCGACGGACGACAACTCGGCCGAAGCGATCGCGAAGATTGCCGAGTTCGGCGAGGCTCCCTGGATCGTCTACCTCGCGTTCAACGCACCCCACTCGCCGTTTCACGTACCGACCCAACCTCTGACGACAGCCGTGACGACCGGCTCGAGCAGCCACGTGAAATACGAGGCGATGATCGAGGCCATGGATCGAGAGATCGGCGACGTTCTCGACTCGATTCCCGCCAGCATCCTGGCGGACACGACGATCATCTTCATCGGCGACAACGGAACACCGACCGGCGTGACGCGCCCGCCGTTCCTCTCGTCGCACGGTAAGGGCACCGTGTACGATGGTGGCACCAACGTGCCGCTCATCATCAAGAGCCCGCACGTGGCGGTTGCGGGGACCGAGAGCCTCGCTTTCGTTCAATCGACGGACATCTTCGCGACAATCGCTGAGATCGGGGGCGTGGTTTCCGAGGCGGAAGACTCGATCAGCATGGTGCCGTACCTCTCGGATGCAACGCTGCCCACCCAGTCAGCACGCCCGTACGCCTACGCCGAGCAGTTCACGCCGAATGGCGCCGGGATCGTTTACACAGATCACGAGCGGGCCATTCGGGACGGACAGTACAAGCTCATCTGGCGGAACGACGTGTACGAAGAGTTCTTTGATCTCACCGCGAATCCGTTCGAGGATGCGAACCTCCTTCCGTACGCCGGGATGACAGAGGAGCAGCAGGCGGCCTACGATGCGCTCCTTCAACAGATGACAGCGGTCGAGACTGCCGGCGATGGGGCGTGTCCCTCACGTACCGACGTGAGCTGTACCGTCGGATATCTGAAGGCGAAGTTCGAGTGGCGCGAGGGCGGTGGCCTCGGCGACAAGGCCACCATCAAGCTGGCCAAGGGTCCGGCTCAGGTTCAGACCGATTTCGGGAATCCAGTCTCAGTGGACGGCACCGGCTACTCGGTGTGCGTTTATGACGACGCCGACGTGATCGTCGGTGAGATGCGCGTGGTTCGATCCGGCGATTTGTGTTCGGGAAAGGATTGCTGGAAACCGGTCGGCAACGATGCGCCGGACGGCAAGGGATACAAGTTCAAGGACAAGCTCGGCGCCTCGAGCGGCGTCTTAAAGATGCAGCTAAAGGGCGGCGACGCTGAGAAGTCAAAGTTGAAGATCATCGGGCGCGGCTTCGGGCTTCCCGACGGAGTCACCGGAGCTCTTCAGGGCTCGACGTCGGCAACCGTCCAGGTCCGCGGCAGCGACATGGCGCAATGCCTGGGCGCGACCGTGACCGAGATCACGAGGCATGACGTCGATCACTTCAAGGCGACGAACTAG